One Pseudomonas sp. MH9.2 DNA segment encodes these proteins:
- a CDS encoding MFS transporter, with amino-acid sequence MTNSTTFEHDAAATKPANSARRVAVASFIGTAIEFYDFYVYATAAALVIGPVFFPQTSGTAQMMSAFLTFGIAFLARPLGSALFGHFGDRVGRKSTLVASLLLMGICTTLIGVLPGYATIGAWAPILLCVLRFGQGLGLGGEWGGAALLATENAPKGKRAWFGMFPQLGPSIGFLAANGLFLTLAMTLNDEQFRSWGWRVPFLLSALLVMVGLYVRLKLEETPIFANAIARHERVKMPLAELLSQYWRPMLLGAASMVVCYALFYISTVFSLSYGVSTLGYSRETFLGLLCFAVLFMAAATPLAAWASDRFGRKPVLIIGGVLAILSGFTMEPLLTYGTTWAVALFLCIELFLMGVTFAPMGAMLPELFPTRVRYTGASAAYNLGGIVGASVAPFFAQKLVAMGGLSWVGGYVSAAALLSLIAVLCLKETRENDLDRIA; translated from the coding sequence ATGACCAATAGCACCACTTTCGAGCACGATGCCGCAGCGACCAAACCGGCCAACTCGGCCCGGCGCGTGGCCGTTGCCAGCTTCATTGGCACCGCCATCGAGTTCTACGATTTTTACGTGTACGCCACAGCTGCCGCGCTGGTCATCGGCCCGGTATTCTTCCCGCAGACGTCGGGCACCGCACAAATGATGTCGGCGTTTCTGACCTTCGGCATCGCCTTTCTTGCGCGGCCGCTGGGCTCGGCCTTGTTCGGCCATTTTGGCGACCGTGTCGGCCGCAAATCGACATTGGTGGCCTCGCTCTTGCTGATGGGCATCTGCACCACCCTGATTGGCGTGCTGCCGGGCTATGCCACGATTGGCGCCTGGGCCCCGATTCTGTTGTGCGTATTGCGTTTCGGCCAAGGGCTGGGGCTGGGCGGCGAATGGGGCGGCGCGGCATTGCTCGCTACCGAAAACGCCCCCAAGGGCAAGCGCGCCTGGTTTGGCATGTTCCCGCAACTGGGTCCATCGATTGGGTTCCTGGCGGCTAACGGGTTGTTCCTGACCCTGGCCATGACGCTGAATGACGAACAGTTCCGCTCCTGGGGCTGGCGCGTTCCGTTTTTGCTCAGCGCGTTACTGGTGATGGTCGGCCTGTACGTAAGGCTCAAGCTTGAGGAAACACCGATCTTCGCCAACGCCATCGCCCGACACGAGCGGGTCAAGATGCCCCTGGCGGAACTCCTTAGCCAATACTGGCGCCCTATGCTGCTGGGCGCGGCATCAATGGTGGTGTGCTACGCGCTGTTCTATATCTCGACTGTGTTCTCCCTGAGCTACGGCGTATCGACCCTCGGTTACAGTCGCGAGACGTTCCTTGGCCTGCTGTGCTTTGCCGTACTGTTCATGGCCGCAGCCACACCCCTGGCGGCCTGGGCCAGCGACCGTTTCGGGCGCAAACCGGTGCTGATCATTGGCGGTGTGCTGGCGATCCTGTCTGGCTTCACCATGGAACCCTTGCTGACTTACGGCACTACATGGGCCGTTGCGCTGTTCCTTTGCATCGAACTGTTCCTGATGGGCGTGACCTTCGCCCCAATGGGCGCGATGCTGCCTGAACTGTTTCCGACGCGCGTGCGTTATACCGGCGCATCTGCGGCGTACAACCTGGGCGGTATCGTGGGGGCGTCAGTGGCGCCCTTCTTCGCCCAGAAACTGGTGGCGATGGGCGGCTTGAGCTGGGTTGGCGGGTATGTGTCGGCAGCAGCTTTGCTCAGCTTGATCGCTGTGCTGTGCCTGAAAGAGACGCGGGAAAACGATCTGGACCGAATTGCCTGA
- a CDS encoding HlyC/CorC family transporter, with protein MNNLPIGPMFGVLTLLILWSGLLTAVYAAHQYLKAVRPNGRATDTSMPKLAFELGSLILSNTLIKVLITIISMLLALHFWYNNGPTLAWIGVSSVLLIFAEFIPRTLAARYPEAILMLGNSTLRLPMKLLSPLAWLFSAIACTLLRPFGIRDKPNARKKDNEVPLTVLLHDGQQDNQPSRSHVLSGIHALDSITVNDILVPRSEVDGINLDDPIQRIIEQLIISRHTRLPVYHNDINQVEGVLNTRQISHLLPHADLTKEDLIEACYDPYFVPESTPLQLQLLNFHKQQRRLGVVVDEYGEVLGIVSLEDILEEIVGEFENEQSFDNPHIHPQTDGRLVIDGAASIRELNKSLGWHLPSDGPKTLNGLVTEALETIPDSSVCVKIGPYRLEILETEDNRVTRVLMWQNSSTRAAV; from the coding sequence ATGAATAACCTGCCCATCGGCCCGATGTTTGGTGTATTGACCCTGCTGATTCTTTGGTCCGGCCTGCTCACTGCGGTATACGCCGCACACCAGTACCTCAAGGCTGTGCGTCCGAACGGTCGCGCTACTGACACCTCCATGCCAAAGCTGGCGTTTGAGCTGGGCAGCCTGATCCTGAGCAATACCCTGATCAAAGTACTGATCACCATCATCAGCATGCTGTTGGCGCTGCACTTCTGGTACAACAACGGGCCTACGCTGGCGTGGATCGGCGTCAGCAGTGTGCTATTGATCTTTGCCGAATTCATACCGCGCACCCTGGCGGCACGTTACCCGGAAGCGATATTGATGCTGGGTAACAGCACTCTGCGCTTGCCCATGAAGCTACTCTCTCCCTTGGCCTGGCTGTTCTCCGCCATCGCCTGCACGCTACTGCGACCCTTCGGTATCCGCGACAAACCGAACGCCCGCAAAAAGGACAATGAAGTACCGCTGACGGTCTTGCTCCATGACGGCCAGCAGGATAACCAGCCCAGCCGCTCACATGTACTATCGGGCATTCACGCGCTGGACAGCATTACCGTGAACGACATTCTGGTACCGCGTAGCGAAGTCGACGGCATCAATCTGGATGACCCGATCCAGCGCATCATCGAACAACTGATCATCTCCCGCCATACGCGGCTGCCGGTGTACCACAACGATATCAACCAAGTGGAAGGTGTACTCAATACACGCCAGATCAGCCATTTGCTGCCGCATGCCGACCTGACCAAAGAAGACCTGATCGAGGCTTGCTACGATCCTTATTTCGTCCCGGAAAGCACCCCGCTGCAACTGCAACTGCTGAATTTTCACAAGCAACAGCGCCGCCTGGGCGTGGTCGTCGACGAGTACGGCGAAGTGCTTGGCATTGTCAGCCTGGAAGACATCCTTGAAGAAATCGTCGGTGAGTTTGAAAACGAACAGAGCTTCGACAATCCGCATATCCACCCGCAAACCGACGGTCGCCTGGTGATTGATGGCGCTGCGTCGATTCGCGAATTGAACAAAAGTCTCGGCTGGCACTTGCCTTCCGATGGCCCAAAAACCCTCAATGGCCTGGTCACCGAAGCACTGGAAACCATTCCAGACAGCTCGGTATGCGTGAAAATCGGGCCATACCGTCTGGAAATTCTCGAAACCGAAGACAATCGGGTCACCCGAGTCCTGATGTGGCAGAACAGCAGCACTCGCGCCGCCGTTTAA
- a CDS encoding cytochrome C assembly family protein produces the protein MLPLSPSLLPSLAAACLYAAATLYQSIRLRQGAKVDKRLLCLLGGFAVIAHGLSLYTQLITPVGLGLDFFSAASLIAVAVIALTMLACARIPVENLLVLLFPLGLATVLLAQFAPTGTVQPIDEAPGILAHILLSILAYGMFTIAVFQALLVLVQDHQLKHKRPSGLIKNFPPLQTMESLLFGFLWAGWGLLSLSLISGWLFVENLFAQHLVHKTLLACLAWVVFSVLLWGRNRLGWRGHKAIRWTLGGFCLLMLAYFGSKLVREFILHI, from the coding sequence ATGCTTCCCTTGTCACCCAGCTTGCTTCCCAGTCTCGCCGCCGCCTGCTTATATGCCGCTGCGACCCTTTATCAAAGCATCCGCCTGCGCCAAGGTGCAAAGGTGGATAAACGTCTACTTTGCCTGCTCGGCGGCTTCGCTGTAATCGCTCACGGGCTCAGTCTTTACACCCAGCTGATTACACCCGTCGGCCTGGGCCTGGACTTTTTCAGTGCCGCGAGCCTGATCGCGGTCGCTGTTATTGCCCTGACCATGCTTGCCTGTGCGCGAATACCCGTGGAGAACCTGCTGGTGCTGCTGTTCCCGCTCGGGCTGGCGACGGTGCTGCTAGCACAGTTCGCGCCCACCGGCACGGTCCAGCCCATCGATGAAGCACCGGGCATTCTGGCCCACATTCTGCTGTCGATCCTGGCATACGGCATGTTCACCATCGCGGTGTTTCAGGCCTTGCTGGTACTGGTGCAAGATCACCAACTCAAACACAAACGTCCGTCCGGACTGATCAAGAACTTCCCGCCACTGCAAACCATGGAAAGTCTGCTGTTTGGTTTCCTCTGGGCAGGATGGGGCCTGCTCTCGCTGTCACTGATCTCGGGCTGGCTGTTTGTCGAAAATCTGTTCGCCCAGCACTTGGTGCACAAAACACTCCTCGCCTGCCTGGCCTGGGTGGTTTTCAGCGTGCTGCTGTGGGGACGCAACCGTCTCGGCTGGCGCGGACACAAGGCAATTCGCTGGACCCTAGGCGGTTTCTGCCTGCTGATGCTGGCGTATTTCGGCAGCAAGCTGGTACGCGAATTCATTCTGCACATCTGA
- the ffh gene encoding signal recognition particle protein, whose protein sequence is MFENLTDRLSQTLRHVTGKAKLTEDNIKDTLREVRMALLEADVALPVVKDFVNKVKDRAVGTEVSRSLTPGQAFVKIVQAELEELMGAANEDLVLNVTPPAVVLMAGLQGAGKTTTAGKLARFLKERRKKSVMVVSVDVYRPAAIKQLETLANDIGVTFFPSDISQKPVEIALAAIKEATLKFIDVVIVDTAGRLHIDVEMMGEIQALHAATKPAETLFVVDAMTGQDAANTAKAFGDALPLTGVILTKVDGDARGGAALSVRAITGKPIKFIGMGEKSDALEPFHPDRIASRILGMGDVLSLIEQAEQTLDKDKADKLAKKLKKGKGFDLEDFRDQLQQMKNMGGLGGLMDKLPNMGGVNLAQMGNAQNAAEKQFKQMEAIINSMTPAERRDPDLISGSRKRRISMGSGTQVQDIGRLIKQHKQMQKMMKKFSAKGGMAKMMRGMGGMLPGGGMPKM, encoded by the coding sequence ATGTTTGAAAACCTTACAGACCGCCTCTCGCAGACGCTTCGCCATGTTACCGGCAAGGCGAAGCTGACCGAGGACAATATCAAAGACACCCTGCGTGAAGTGCGCATGGCTTTGCTTGAAGCCGACGTTGCCTTGCCGGTGGTTAAAGACTTCGTCAATAAGGTCAAGGACCGCGCTGTCGGTACCGAGGTGTCGCGCAGCCTGACGCCGGGCCAGGCGTTCGTGAAGATCGTCCAGGCCGAACTCGAAGAGTTGATGGGGGCGGCCAACGAAGATCTGGTCCTCAACGTCACACCACCGGCCGTGGTCTTGATGGCGGGCTTGCAGGGCGCGGGTAAAACCACCACCGCCGGCAAGCTGGCGCGCTTTCTCAAAGAGCGCAGAAAGAAAAGCGTGATGGTGGTCTCGGTGGACGTTTATCGTCCTGCGGCCATCAAGCAGTTGGAAACCCTGGCCAACGACATCGGCGTGACGTTCTTTCCGTCCGATATCAGCCAGAAGCCGGTAGAGATCGCGCTGGCGGCCATCAAAGAGGCCACGCTCAAATTCATCGACGTGGTGATCGTCGATACCGCCGGTCGCTTGCACATCGATGTCGAGATGATGGGCGAGATCCAGGCGTTGCACGCGGCAACCAAGCCAGCTGAAACGCTGTTCGTGGTTGACGCCATGACCGGTCAGGATGCGGCCAACACCGCCAAGGCCTTTGGCGATGCGTTGCCGTTGACCGGTGTGATCCTCACCAAAGTCGATGGTGATGCTCGTGGCGGCGCGGCGCTGTCGGTGCGTGCGATCACCGGCAAACCGATCAAGTTCATCGGTATGGGCGAGAAAAGCGACGCCCTCGAACCGTTCCACCCGGACCGGATCGCCTCGCGCATCCTCGGTATGGGCGATGTGCTGAGCCTGATCGAACAGGCCGAACAGACTCTCGACAAAGACAAAGCCGATAAACTGGCGAAAAAACTGAAGAAGGGCAAAGGCTTCGACCTCGAAGACTTCCGCGATCAGTTGCAACAAATGAAAAACATGGGCGGCCTTGGCGGGCTCATGGACAAGCTGCCGAACATGGGCGGGGTGAATCTGGCTCAGATGGGCAATGCTCAGAACGCCGCTGAAAAGCAATTCAAGCAGATGGAAGCCATCATCAACTCGATGACCCCGGCCGAACGCCGTGACCCGGACCTGATCAGCGGTTCGCGCAAGCGCCGGATCTCCATGGGTTCAGGCACTCAGGTGCAGGATATCGGGCGTCTGATCAAGCAGCACAAGCAGATGCAGAAGATGATGAAAAAATTCTCCGCCAAAGGCGGTATGGCAAAAATGATGCGCGGCATGGGCGGAATGTTGCCCGGCGGCGGCATGCCGAAGATGTGA
- the rpsP gene encoding 30S ribosomal protein S16 — MLTIRLALGGSKKRPFYHLTVTDSRNPRDGSHKEQVGFFNPVARGQEVRLSVNEERVTYWLSVGAQPSERVAQLLKENAKAAA, encoded by the coding sequence ATGCTAACCATCCGTCTCGCCCTTGGCGGCTCCAAAAAGCGCCCGTTTTACCACCTCACCGTGACCGACAGCCGCAACCCGCGCGATGGTTCACACAAAGAACAAGTTGGTTTCTTCAACCCGGTTGCCCGTGGTCAAGAAGTCCGTTTGTCCGTGAACGAAGAACGCGTGACTTACTGGTTGAGCGTTGGTGCACAACCTTCTGAGCGTGTTGCTCAGTTGTTGAAGGAAAATGCTAAGGCTGCGGCCTGA
- the rimM gene encoding ribosome maturation factor RimM (Essential for efficient processing of 16S rRNA) — translation MNATPAVAEDLIVIGKIYSIHGVRGEVKVYSFTDPIGNLLDYKTWTLRREGDVRQVELVSGRLQNKFLVVKLKGLDDREEARLLSGFEVCVPRNLFPDLTDGEYYWYQLEGLKVIDHLGQLLGKIDHLLETGSNDVMVVKPCAGSLDDRERLLPYTEQCVLAVDLGAGEMKVDWDADF, via the coding sequence ATGAACGCGACGCCTGCAGTAGCCGAAGATTTGATCGTTATCGGCAAGATTTATTCTATTCATGGCGTTCGCGGCGAAGTGAAGGTTTATTCCTTTACTGATCCGATTGGAAACCTGTTGGATTACAAGACCTGGACGCTTCGGCGCGAAGGCGATGTGCGACAGGTAGAGCTGGTCAGCGGACGCTTGCAAAACAAGTTCCTGGTCGTAAAGCTCAAAGGTCTCGATGACCGTGAGGAAGCTCGTCTTCTGTCCGGTTTTGAGGTCTGCGTGCCGCGCAACCTGTTCCCTGATCTGACCGACGGCGAGTACTACTGGTACCAGCTGGAGGGTCTTAAGGTCATCGACCACCTAGGGCAATTGCTCGGGAAAATCGATCACCTTCTGGAAACTGGCTCGAACGATGTAATGGTGGTCAAGCCTTGTGCGGGCAGTCTGGATGATCGCGAACGCTTGTTGCCCTATACAGAGCAATGCGTGTTGGCAGTCGACCTGGGTGCTGGCGAGATGAAGGTGGATTGGGATGCGGACTTCTAA
- the trmD gene encoding tRNA (guanosine(37)-N1)-methyltransferase TrmD produces MASLRVEVISLFPEMFSAISDYGITSRAVKQGLLQLTCWNPRDYTTDRHHTVDDRPFGGGPGMVMKIKPLEDALVQARQAAGDAAKVIYLSPQGRQLTQSAVRELALGEAFILIAGRYEGIDERFIEAHVDEEWSIGDYVLSGGELPAMVLIDAVTRLLPGALGHADSAEEDSFTDGLLDCPHYTRPEVYADQRVPDVLLSGNHAHIRRWRLQQSLGRTYERRADLLESRSLSGEEKKLLAEYLRERDDS; encoded by the coding sequence ATGGCTAGCCTACGCGTAGAAGTGATCAGTCTGTTCCCCGAGATGTTTTCCGCCATCAGCGACTACGGCATTACCAGCCGTGCGGTGAAACAAGGGCTTTTGCAGCTGACTTGTTGGAATCCGCGGGACTACACCACAGATCGACATCACACTGTGGATGATCGCCCATTTGGCGGTGGTCCGGGCATGGTGATGAAGATCAAGCCTCTTGAAGACGCTCTGGTTCAGGCCAGGCAGGCAGCAGGGGATGCGGCGAAGGTTATTTACCTGTCGCCACAAGGCCGCCAACTGACTCAGTCGGCGGTACGCGAACTGGCGCTAGGGGAAGCATTTATCCTCATCGCGGGTCGTTATGAAGGCATTGACGAGCGTTTCATTGAAGCTCATGTCGATGAAGAGTGGTCGATTGGTGACTATGTACTTTCCGGTGGCGAGCTGCCGGCGATGGTCCTGATAGACGCGGTTACGCGGCTGCTGCCTGGAGCTTTAGGGCATGCGGACTCCGCGGAGGAGGATTCCTTCACGGATGGTCTGCTGGATTGCCCGCATTACACCCGACCGGAGGTGTATGCGGATCAGCGTGTTCCCGACGTGTTGCTAAGTGGCAATCACGCGCACATCCGGCGTTGGCGTTTACAGCAGTCCCTTGGGCGGACCTATGAACGACGCGCCGATCTTCTGGAAAGCCGCTCGCTTTCTGGAGAAGAGAAGAAGCTGCTGGCGGAGTATCTCCGCGAGCGGGACGATAGTTAA
- the rplS gene encoding 50S ribosomal protein L19: MTNKIILQLEAEQMTKEIPPFAPGDTVVVQVKVKEGDRSRLQAFEGVVIAKRNRGVNSAFTVRKISNGVGVERTFQTYSPQIDSMAVKRRGDVRKAKLYYLRDLSGKAARIKEKLS, encoded by the coding sequence ATGACTAACAAAATCATTCTGCAACTCGAAGCTGAGCAGATGACTAAAGAGATCCCTCCCTTTGCCCCGGGCGACACTGTTGTCGTTCAGGTGAAAGTGAAGGAAGGCGACCGTTCGCGTCTGCAAGCGTTCGAAGGCGTTGTGATTGCCAAGCGTAACCGTGGTGTGAACAGTGCTTTCACTGTTCGTAAAATCTCCAACGGTGTTGGCGTAGAGCGTACTTTCCAGACTTACAGCCCGCAAATCGACAGCATGGCTGTGAAACGTCGCGGTGACGTTCGCAAAGCCAAACTGTACTACCTGCGTGACCTGTCCGGTAAAGCAGCTCGCATCAAAGAAAAACTGTCTTAA
- the xerD gene encoding site-specific tyrosine recombinase XerD, translating to MPAIDHPLIDRFLDALWLEKGLSDNTREAYRSDLALFNGWLQEQDVELSSAGRELILDHLAWRLDKAYKPRSTARFLSGLRGFYRFLLREKLILVDPTLQVDMPQLGRPLPKSLSEADVEALLAAPDLGEAIGQRDRAMLEVLYACGLRVTELISLTLEQVNLRQGVVRVMGKGSKERLVPMGEEAIVWIERYMRDARWELLNGRPSDVLFPSQRGEQMTRQTFWHRIKHQAKVAGIGKSLSPHTLRHAFATHLLNHGADLRVVQMLLGHSDLSTTQIYTHVARARLQEIHAKHHPRG from the coding sequence ATGCCTGCTATTGATCACCCGCTGATTGACCGTTTTCTCGACGCGTTATGGCTGGAGAAAGGCCTGTCGGATAACACCCGCGAGGCTTATCGCAGCGATCTGGCTTTGTTCAATGGCTGGTTGCAGGAGCAAGATGTTGAATTGAGTAGCGCGGGTCGGGAGCTGATTCTCGATCACTTGGCCTGGCGCCTGGACAAAGCGTACAAGCCTCGTTCGACAGCGCGCTTTCTGTCCGGCCTGCGCGGGTTTTATCGGTTTTTGCTGCGGGAAAAGTTGATCCTGGTCGATCCGACCCTTCAAGTGGACATGCCGCAACTGGGCAGACCCTTACCTAAGTCATTGTCCGAGGCCGACGTTGAGGCGCTGTTGGCCGCGCCGGATCTTGGCGAGGCCATCGGTCAGCGTGATCGGGCGATGCTTGAGGTGCTGTACGCCTGCGGCTTGCGCGTCACTGAACTGATCAGCTTGACCCTTGAGCAAGTCAACTTGCGCCAAGGCGTCGTGCGGGTCATGGGCAAGGGCAGCAAGGAACGACTGGTGCCGATGGGGGAGGAGGCGATTGTCTGGATCGAACGCTACATGCGTGATGCGCGGTGGGAGCTGTTGAACGGACGGCCCAGTGACGTGCTGTTCCCAAGTCAGCGCGGTGAGCAGATGACCCGCCAGACGTTCTGGCATCGTATCAAGCACCAGGCCAAGGTCGCCGGAATCGGCAAGTCCCTTTCGCCGCATACCTTGCGCCATGCCTTCGCTACCCACCTGCTCAATCACGGCGCTGACCTGCGAGTGGTGCAGATGTTGTTGGGGCACAGTGATTTGTCCACGACGCAGATATACACTCATGTAGCCCGCGCAAGATTGCAGGAAATACATGCAAAGCATCACCCTCGTGGCTGA
- a CDS encoding DsbC family protein has protein sequence MRVTRIFAAAVIALASTLSMFAQADDAADKAIRKALETLQLELPVDSIASSPLSGLYEVKLKGGRVLYASADGQFVMQGYLFQIKDGKPVNLTEKTERLAISKTINGIPTGDMVVYPAIGETKSHITVFTDTTCPYCHKLHAEVPELNRMGIEVRYVAFPRQGLGSPGDEQLQAVWCSKDRKGAMDRMVTGKNIEAPKCANPVSGQFAIGQSIGVNGTPAIVLADGQVIPGYQPAKQVAKLALSAQ, from the coding sequence ATGCGCGTGACCCGGATTTTCGCCGCCGCAGTTATTGCGTTGGCCAGTACGCTCAGTATGTTCGCTCAGGCGGATGATGCCGCCGATAAAGCCATCCGCAAGGCCCTTGAAACGCTGCAGCTCGAGCTGCCAGTCGACAGCATCGCCAGTAGCCCGCTGAGCGGTCTGTATGAAGTCAAACTCAAAGGCGGTCGCGTGCTGTATGCCAGCGCTGACGGCCAGTTCGTGATGCAGGGGTATCTGTTTCAGATCAAGGACGGTAAACCGGTCAACCTGACCGAGAAGACCGAACGCTTGGCCATTTCGAAAACCATCAACGGCATTCCTACCGGTGACATGGTGGTCTATCCGGCCATCGGCGAAACCAAATCGCACATCACCGTGTTTACGGATACCACCTGCCCGTATTGCCACAAGCTGCACGCTGAAGTCCCCGAGCTGAACCGTATGGGGATTGAAGTGCGCTACGTTGCCTTCCCGCGTCAGGGCCTGGGTTCGCCGGGCGATGAGCAACTGCAGGCGGTCTGGTGCTCCAAGGACCGCAAAGGTGCCATGGACCGTATGGTCACCGGCAAGAATATCGAAGCACCGAAATGCGCCAACCCAGTGTCCGGGCAATTTGCCATAGGGCAATCGATTGGTGTCAATGGCACGCCAGCCATCGTGCTGGCGGACGGTCAGGTGATTCCGGGCTATCAGCCGGCCAAACAAGTGGCCAAGCTGGCATTGAGCGCCCAATAA
- a CDS encoding homoserine dehydrogenase, whose protein sequence is MKPVKVGICGLGTVGGGTFNVLQRNAEEISRRAGREIEVAQIAMRTPNPLCQITGTPITHDVFAVATNPEIDIVIELIGGYTVARDLVLLAIENGKHVVTANKALIAVHGNEIFAKAREKGVIVAFEAAVAGGIPVIKAIREGLSANRINWVAGIINGTGNFILTEMREKGRTFADVLAEAQALGYAEADPTFDVEGIDAAHKLTILASIAFGIPLQFDKAYTEGITKLTTADVNYAEALGYRIKHLGVARRTAAGIELRVHPTLIPSDRLIANVNGVMNAVMVNGDAAGSTLFYGAGAGMEPTASSVVADLIDVVRAMTSDPENRVPHLAFQPDSLSDHPILPIEACESAYYLRIQAKDHPGVLAQVASILSERGINIESIMQKEVEEQDGLVPMILLTHSVLEQRMNDAITALEALQDVVGSVVRIRVEQLN, encoded by the coding sequence GTGAAACCGGTCAAAGTAGGCATCTGTGGGCTGGGTACTGTCGGTGGCGGTACCTTCAACGTACTTCAGCGTAACGCCGAGGAGATTTCCCGCCGCGCCGGCCGTGAAATCGAAGTAGCGCAAATTGCCATGCGTACGCCAAATCCCCTCTGCCAGATTACCGGTACCCCCATTACCCACGACGTTTTTGCCGTCGCGACCAACCCTGAAATCGATATCGTCATCGAGCTGATCGGTGGCTACACCGTTGCCCGCGATCTGGTCCTGCTGGCCATCGAGAACGGCAAGCATGTTGTCACTGCCAACAAGGCACTGATCGCCGTGCACGGTAACGAAATCTTCGCCAAAGCCCGTGAGAAGGGGGTGATCGTTGCGTTCGAAGCCGCTGTCGCCGGTGGCATTCCAGTGATCAAGGCGATCCGTGAAGGCCTGTCGGCCAACCGCATCAACTGGGTCGCCGGGATTATCAACGGCACCGGCAACTTCATCCTCACCGAGATGCGCGAAAAGGGCCGTACCTTTGCTGACGTGCTGGCCGAAGCCCAGGCTCTGGGTTACGCCGAAGCCGATCCGACTTTCGACGTCGAAGGTATCGATGCTGCGCACAAACTGACCATTCTTGCGTCGATTGCCTTTGGCATCCCGCTGCAGTTCGACAAGGCCTACACCGAAGGCATCACCAAGCTGACCACTGCTGACGTGAACTACGCCGAAGCGTTGGGCTACCGTATCAAACACCTGGGCGTGGCACGTCGCACGGCTGCGGGCATCGAGCTGCGGGTTCACCCGACCTTGATCCCGTCCGATCGCCTGATCGCCAACGTCAATGGCGTGATGAACGCAGTGATGGTCAATGGTGATGCCGCGGGTTCGACCCTGTTCTACGGTGCGGGTGCCGGCATGGAGCCTACAGCGTCCTCAGTGGTCGCCGATCTGATCGACGTGGTTCGTGCCATGACCTCGGATCCAGAGAACCGTGTTCCGCACCTGGCCTTCCAGCCAGACTCGTTGTCCGACCACCCGATTCTGCCGATCGAAGCCTGCGAAAGCGCTTACTACTTGCGGATTCAGGCCAAGGATCACCCGGGTGTTCTGGCGCAAGTGGCGAGCATTCTGTCCGAGCGCGGGATCAATATCGAATCGATCATGCAGAAAGAAGTCGAAGAACAGGACGGTCTGGTACCGATGATTCTGCTGACTCACAGCGTCCTCGAACAACGTATGAACGACGCGATCACAGCCCTTGAAGCCTTGCAGGATGTGGTCGGCAGCGTGGTGCGTATTCGTGTTGAACAGCTGAACTAA